In Streptomyces sp. NBC_01717, one DNA window encodes the following:
- a CDS encoding amidohydrolase family protein, translated as MPDSQPRQPDDPAADSTEATPLVLCGARLTDGRIVDVRLGGGRIEAVGTTGSLTPPGARVDLRGYLLLPAPAEPHAHSDTALTADSAGPHSPGPASHHPEDIQRRATEAALLQLGHGATALRSHVRIGDATGLAPLEAILQARHSLRGLTDLIPVAVPRLLTGTAGADSLAMLRDAVKMGAGVVGGCPDLDPDPAGYVEAVLDIAAEHGCPVDLHTDGDDPARLTRLAAMAAGLMPGVSIGPCAGLSHLPPQTTIRAADQLAAAGVTVICLPQGGCCGAERRGTAPVRLLRAAGVHVAAGSGALRDVANPVGRGDPLEAAYLLASQSGLRAEDAYDAVSTAARKAMGLPEVRVEAGFPAELLAVRGEQLPGVLSLAYSRIVVHRGRVVARTSAVREYCDSETVVALDLPRQGRPDSGPGGGP; from the coding sequence ATGCCCGACAGCCAGCCGCGGCAGCCGGACGACCCCGCCGCCGACTCCACCGAAGCCACCCCGCTGGTGCTGTGCGGCGCCCGTCTCACCGACGGCCGCATCGTGGACGTAAGGCTCGGCGGCGGCCGCATCGAAGCTGTCGGCACCACAGGCAGCCTGACCCCACCCGGCGCCCGCGTGGACCTCCGCGGCTACCTGCTGCTTCCCGCCCCCGCCGAACCCCACGCCCACAGCGACACCGCCCTCACCGCCGACAGCGCGGGCCCCCACAGCCCGGGACCCGCCTCGCACCACCCCGAGGACATCCAGCGCCGCGCCACCGAAGCCGCCCTACTGCAACTCGGCCACGGCGCCACCGCGCTGCGCTCACACGTACGGATCGGCGACGCAACCGGCCTCGCCCCGCTCGAAGCGATACTGCAGGCGCGCCACTCACTGCGCGGACTCACCGACCTCATCCCGGTCGCCGTACCCCGCCTTCTCACCGGAACCGCGGGCGCCGACAGCCTCGCGATGCTCCGGGACGCGGTGAAGATGGGCGCCGGCGTCGTCGGCGGTTGCCCCGACCTCGACCCCGACCCCGCCGGATACGTCGAAGCCGTCCTGGACATCGCCGCCGAGCACGGCTGCCCGGTCGACCTGCATACGGACGGTGACGATCCCGCCCGCCTCACCCGCCTCGCCGCCATGGCAGCCGGACTGATGCCCGGAGTCTCGATCGGCCCGTGCGCCGGCCTCTCCCACCTCCCCCCGCAGACGACGATCCGCGCCGCCGATCAGCTCGCCGCCGCCGGAGTGACCGTCATCTGCCTCCCCCAGGGCGGCTGCTGCGGGGCGGAACGCCGAGGCACGGCACCGGTACGGCTCCTGCGCGCGGCCGGGGTACACGTAGCGGCCGGCAGCGGCGCGCTGCGCGACGTCGCCAATCCGGTCGGCCGAGGCGACCCGCTGGAGGCCGCCTACCTGCTCGCCTCACAGAGCGGACTACGGGCCGAGGATGCGTACGACGCGGTGTCCACCGCCGCCAGAAAGGCCATGGGATTGCCCGAAGTCCGCGTCGAAGCGGGCTTCCCCGCCGAACTCCTCGCCGTACGCGGCGAACAACTCCCGGGCGTGCTCTCCCTCGCGTACAGCCGGATCGTCGTCCATCGCGGACGAGTAGTGGCACGCACGAGCGCGGTACGCGAGTACTGCGACTCGGAGACCGTCGTGGCCCTCGACCTGCCACGCCAGGGACGACCGGATTCCGGTCCGGGCGGCGGGCCTTGA
- a CDS encoding SDR family oxidoreductase produces the protein MRIVIAGGHGQIALRLERLLAARGDEAAGIIRNPEQSEDLRAAGAEPVVLDLESATLDQTAEVLRGADAAVFAAGAGPNSGTERKDTVDRGAAVLFADAAERAGVRRYIVVSAMGADPDHPGNEVFDAYLRAKGAADAYVRSRTALDWTILRPGMLTNDAGTGQVQLSVSTGRAPVPRDDVAAALLELLDTPATAGLTLELISGSVPVTVAVKDVAGN, from the coding sequence ATGCGCATTGTCATCGCAGGTGGACATGGTCAGATCGCGCTGCGGCTGGAGCGGCTGCTCGCTGCGCGCGGAGATGAAGCGGCAGGCATCATCCGCAATCCGGAACAGAGCGAGGACCTCCGGGCGGCCGGCGCCGAACCGGTCGTCCTGGACCTCGAATCGGCCACCCTGGACCAGACGGCGGAGGTCCTGCGCGGCGCCGACGCAGCGGTCTTCGCAGCCGGCGCGGGCCCCAACAGCGGTACGGAACGCAAGGACACGGTGGACCGCGGCGCGGCAGTGCTCTTCGCGGACGCCGCGGAACGGGCCGGCGTACGGCGCTACATCGTGGTGTCGGCCATGGGTGCCGACCCGGACCACCCGGGCAACGAGGTCTTCGACGCATACCTCAGAGCCAAGGGCGCCGCCGACGCGTACGTACGTTCCAGGACGGCACTCGACTGGACGATCCTGCGCCCCGGAATGCTGACGAACGACGCAGGCACCGGCCAGGTCCAGCTGTCCGTCTCGACGGGACGCGCACCGGTGCCGCGCGACGACGTGGCGGCGGCGCTGCTGGAACTGCTGGACACCCCGGCGACGGCAGGCCTGACGCTGGAACTGATCTCGGGGAGCGTGCCGGTGACGGTGGCGGTGAAGGACGTCGCAGGGAACTGA